The following are encoded in a window of Halorarum salinum genomic DNA:
- a CDS encoding ubiquinol-cytochrome c reductase iron-sulfur subunit: MSADDKYPGDSGRRRFVKGVVGGAALAGVGGVGSATVNSLTSSGGSGGGATEAMAIENTAGPAPRGMPQIPIEIDDEGNIGGLWPEVSTETEQGVEVQVARTDLGGTTYTTEWFQYCGVETYQGIQPGYEPEGGNYFHAGDSPAYEWQAEQMSGGDQFTVDMFSDYESWGNGIGAEGMGKPATGTWRSQDTEDTIPIQLLRSPVIEQLAENGSAEAANGRTYEVDSGIQQWLQASTSQGFIAWLNKCTHFCCVPGFKSEPGSARYGAEDGVYCPCHQSVYVPFSIIPTLFVSRPRPE; this comes from the coding sequence ATGAGCGCAGACGACAAGTACCCCGGCGATTCGGGACGTCGCCGGTTCGTCAAGGGCGTCGTGGGGGGAGCGGCCCTGGCAGGGGTCGGCGGCGTGGGGTCCGCGACGGTCAACAGCCTCACGAGCTCGGGCGGGTCGGGCGGCGGGGCCACCGAGGCGATGGCCATCGAGAACACCGCCGGGCCGGCGCCCCGCGGGATGCCCCAGATCCCCATCGAGATCGACGACGAGGGGAACATCGGCGGGCTGTGGCCAGAAGTCTCCACCGAGACCGAACAGGGGGTCGAGGTCCAGGTCGCCCGGACGGACCTCGGCGGCACCACCTACACGACCGAGTGGTTCCAGTACTGCGGGGTCGAGACGTACCAGGGCATCCAGCCCGGCTACGAGCCCGAGGGCGGGAACTACTTCCACGCGGGGGACAGTCCCGCCTACGAGTGGCAGGCCGAGCAGATGAGCGGCGGCGACCAGTTCACGGTCGACATGTTCTCCGACTACGAGTCGTGGGGTAACGGCATCGGCGCCGAGGGGATGGGCAAGCCCGCGACCGGCACCTGGCGGTCCCAGGACACGGAGGACACCATCCCGATCCAGTTGCTCCGGAGCCCCGTCATCGAGCAGCTCGCCGAGAACGGCTCCGCGGAGGCCGCCAACGGCCGGACGTACGAGGTCGACTCCGGCATCCAGCAGTGGCTGCAGGCCTCCACCAGCCAGGGGTTCATCGCGTGGCTGAACAAGTGTACGCACTTCTGCTGTGTCCCCGGGTTCAAGAGCGAGCCCGGTTCGGCCCGGTACGGCGCGGAGGACGGCGTCTACTGCCCGTGCCACCAGTCCGTGTACGTCCCGTTCAGCATCATCCCGACGCTGTTCGTCTCCCGTCCGCGCCCCGAGTAA